The following nucleotide sequence is from Firmicutes bacterium ASF500.
AGCCGTCGGGTGCAAAGGATGCCGCCATAAACTGGTGGGCGCCCTCGTAGAACAGCTCGTAGTCGATGACGCCGTCCTCATACCGGCTCCTGGCGCAGTAGAGGGACATCTGGAAATTCTGGTTGTCAATGGGAATCTGGTGGTAAGAGAACTCGGCGTAGGAGTACACGCTGAGGGACCGGGGCCTGTCGCCGGGGTTCTCCAGCTTCAGGTCCCACAGCTCCACATTTTCCCCCAGGGGGATGAACAGGGTCTGGGCGGCGTTGATCTCCCCCCTGCTGCACTCGTAGACGGAGTAGCTCAGGCCGTGGCGGCAGCGGTAGTCCGCCAAATTGCCGCCGCAGGGCTGCCAGGAGACCGACCAGTACTCCCCTGTCTCGTCGTCCCGGAGGTAGATGTAGTGGCCCGGCCGGTCCATTGGCACGCCGTTGGGCCGGAAGCGGGTAATCCGGTGGTGCTCCGGGCTCTTATAGAAGAGGTAGCCCCCGGCGGTGTGGTTGACCACGGCGCACAGGTCCTCCACCCCCAGGTAGTTGGTCCAGGAGACGGGCACATCCACTCGGTCGATGACATACTCTCTCTTTTGTTGGTCAAAGTGTCCATATTTCATCGCATTGACCCCCCATCATTACTGTAATTTTATTATACCGCCCATTCCGCTCCCGACCATAGCAGAAGATGCTTTCTTTTGCCGCTGATTGTTCAGTCCGTCAAAAAACCGGCGCGCCGAATACGGCGCGCCGGTCCTGCGGAAAATTTTGGGTTATGGGAGCTTAGCCGCCAAACACCTTGATCATGAAGCCCGCCGCGACAGCGGAGCCAATGACGCCAGCCACGTTGGGGCCCATGGCGTGCATGAGCAGGAAGTTGGAGGGGTTCTCCTTCTGGCCCACGGTCTGGGCCACACGAGCGGCCATAGGCACGGCGGACACGCCGGCGGAGCCGATCAGGGGGTTGATCTTGCCCTTGGTGGCGATATACAGCACCTTGCCGAAGAGCAGGCCGCCCACGGTGGACAGCATGAAGGCCAGCAAGCCCAGCACCACGATATACAGGGTCTGCTTGGTCAGGAAGCTGTCATAGGTAGCCTTAAAGCCCACGGACAGGCCCAGAGGAATAGTGACGATGTTGATGAGGGCGTTCTGGGCGGTGTCGGACAGGCGCTCGGTGACACCGCTCTCACGGAACAGGTTGCCCAGCATGAGCATACCGATCAGGGGGGCGGTGTCGGGGATGAGCAGGACCACGAAGATGGTAACTGCGATGGGGAAGATGATCTTCTCGGTCTTGGACACCACGCGCAGCTGGCTCATCTTGACCTTGCGCTCGGTGGGCGTGGTCAGGGCCTTCATCACAGGGGGCTGGATCAGGGGGATCAGCGCCATGTAGGAGTAGGCCGCGATGGCAATGGCCGGCATAATCTGTGGCGCCAGCTTGGAGGCTGTCAGGATAGCCGTCGGCCCGT
It contains:
- the gcdB_2 gene encoding Glutaconyl-CoA decarboxylase subunit beta, which produces MEFFIEVLSKIFGGSGFAALPTDWRQVVMIAIACLLLYLGIGKGYEPLLMVPIAFGMLLANLPLTGLFNPPVVDAASHTGTVGFMWVLYQGVQFAIYPSIIFMGIGAMTDFGPLLANPVSLLLGAAAQLGIFTAFLLALALGFTTSEAGAIGVIGGADGPTAILTASKLAPQIMPAIAIAAYSYMALIPLIQPPVMKALTTPTERKVKMSQLRVVSKTEKIIFPIAVTIFVVLLIPDTAPLIGMLMLGNLFRESGVTERLSDTAQNALINIVTIPLGLSVGFKATYDSFLTKQTLYIVVLGLLAFMLSTVGGLLFGKVLYIATKGKINPLIGSAGVSAVPMAARVAQTVGQKENPSNFLLMHAMGPNVAGVIGSAVAAGFMIKVFGG